Genomic window (Vigna radiata var. radiata cultivar VC1973A chromosome 1, Vradiata_ver6, whole genome shotgun sequence):
AGTTAAGTGATTTGATTCACTTTAAGCATATAATCAAAAGATTAATGCTATTAATCTATTTATAGACATAAAatcaaaatgtttatttatcttataatgcattattacaAAGATAACAAGTAAAAATCAAtgtaattgtaaaaaaaataaattaaacataaaaaaaattcaaatactaGTAAACAATATccttctttaatattttaaacctCTTAAGTGAGATTCAATTTGATAACACTATATATGAGCTTTAATTATTATGGTTATAAGCGAAAAGAAAAGCTTAACGACCAAACTAGCTTTTGCATGGTTGtgtgatgaagaaaaagagatgGAGCAATGGTGATGTCGGGCACTTTTGTTCTATTTAGGCATAAAAGAGCATCTACGAGGGAGTTGAAGAACAATGTTCTCACATGGTCACCAAAAATATACAAGAGAAAAAAGCATTTGCTTTAGTCTTCCATCAATATCACATACCAGCATTACCTAACCCAAGATCACAGTCAGTTAAAACATTAGGAATATTTTGTCTTactatattacattattaatattataattataataataataataattattattattattattattaatattcttaTCCTTTTTGTTTTCAACAAGCTAGTGTTGCCTAAGAGAACGTAATTCTTTTTGTTGGTTGTGCTAAGAATGTGCAGTATATATACTATATAATCAAACACATGCACCCTTTTCAATTATTTACACACACCTAATTTTGTGGATTCGTGATCTTACAATATAttcattctttaatattttgagTTTCATATTTGTAAAGTAATGtagtaattgttttttttttcatgatcaCGATCcaaaatcaatcataaactCATTACAATGATAATTAATCATGAATCGCAAACCCATAAACACGTATAGTCACAAACAATTTCGATAAAAAGGAaaacctaacaaaaataaacatgtgaCGTGAATATTGTAATATACTTTGCATATGAAGACATGTAGATTGTAACATAGAAgagataaaactaaaatttgttattttctttcaagTATTTTGAACTAAACATACATATACACACACaggaagaaaatttaaaatgaaagttttaatatttttttaggaagTAAAAAAATGTAGCTGTTTAgcttcatattttaaaatgttaggATGTTGCATTTTATATTATCTCTGTAAATATATTCCGGCCTAATTACTTTACCTTAATAAtgtcctctttttcttaaataaatcaCCCTTAtctaactttaataataatctttcttaatcaattataaaaatacaaatagatGTGAAGtcgaataaattttaattattttcatgctaccatttaaaaaatattcttcacTTAATCAAGATCTTGTTTTGAATgtacttctttttatttttaatatcaaattcttATGATAGATACATTTTGATGGAGaagaaattttcaaatacagtaaatgatattaataattaaactgggatttttttttatctcaattagtataaaattaattgtataattttttttcttataatctttatttttgttgttattatttataatgaatcatttttaattagaaaGTCACTTTatgaaaaggattttttttaaaagacacaattttattaattttgtccgaacataataattattttattgcgCGATTCTAACCATCATAACCCAAACTAATAAAACTCCGatagaattacatattttttttttgtgaaatacATTAAATAAGATTTcgaaaataacttttatacaaTGTTTAGAACTTTTTGAACGGTTGAGACACTTTAAACTCTTAAAAATCttagatattaatatatttcacttACTGTACATTAAACTCAAAAATAAtaactcaattaaaataattaatttacgACACCATGTTCTTATAAAATCATTGAACcacttttatttgattttgtatactatatatatatatatatatatatatatatatatataacatgttaTAGGTTTCACATCAAgccacttaaaaaaaatgtgtaatgacatttttatcaataatttgaaGAGTTTAACATAAGATGTTGCCACAACAAATGTTAAAATCATCATTTATGTTCGTCTTaagtataaaaaatgtaaatttatatgGTTCCTAGATGTAactaacataatttttttttatatttaagtctaCAAATTCTCTTTTGATTCTAAATGCGAAAGacatgttaaaatgttattctGATCAGGGTTTCATCTTTTGAGTGTGAAATGATAGTTGTTTgagatatttttttcaacaaatattgGTCTTTAGAGATGAACATCTCATCGAGAGTTCTTATCTTTGATGGTTTTAGttattaaagtttgtttaaTAAAGTTTCCATTTTTATTTGTGAACGTGATAGTTTTTAGGAACTGAGTCCTGACTTTGCATGAATGTTCTTTTTCTGTagttaattttatcaaaatcagACCATAGGTTCATCtttttaccaataaaataaCTATGATGAAATGAGTATATAAATTAGTTGCGTTAGCGATTTAACAAAGATAGGTTGAGGAGATTGGACATTTTCATACCAATTGTCAAAGTTAGGTCAAGTAGAAAACCTTTAAACGAAGAATTGAACACCACTTTCTATActgtttataattaaaattagtatagaaattttttttatgagttaTAATTGAAACAACATAgaaagttttcttatttattaaaaaaatactaccACATCCACTTTCTATaccaattataattataattggtataaaaagttttcttcttcataaCAAATATATCATCACATCCACTTTCTATACTTGTTATAACTATAACCGAtataaaaagtgttattttatCTACAATGATGTCATTATGTCACATTTTATActtgataaattataattaatataaaaaatcactatataaaaaaagtattttttgttctagtgttttaaaattcatagaacaataaaatcaacaccactaaattataaatcaaacaaattatCCTTCCCAAAGTCACCTCTCATCCATCCAAAACGAACtaagcttttatttttataatcaaaatttaccaaaatcatattttcaacATAGAAATCACGTAAGACAAAGGAGTAATTAGCTTCCTCACCTAAATACTCTTCAACCTTCACTCTCAAGTTACTCTTTATCCCTCTTCAATAAATCACTCAAGTTTCTTTTTAccgttttttattttcactttataAATGCACTAAAAAGCTTTTGCATTTTTAGTCATTTCCACTATCCTAACTTGGCTATTTACAGTGAAACTCTTAACCCAAAATTTCTCTTCTAggaaaatattatctaaaaaaatctatttagtATCTtcttaactaaaatattattgacCAAATCTTacctcttaaaaaatattaaaataattaaaacattgaaaatattgtaattacaatattattttataattatctctttggattaatataatatagaaaagttaatgtttttaactatttttcattttaaattttaatttagaaaatgtgGGCCAGTAGGCCAAAGCGAATTGACATGTTAAAAACTTGAACTCGGTTAGTCAAACTTTGTCACCTCTAATTGCATAAAGTAATGTACAAATTGGAATTTGTATTCGGATTAAGTAGTGTATAGTACATTTGATACTTATATTTCGGTCAAGCAATGTAAAATTTTTGGCTTATATTTGGACCTACGATacattaaaattacattatggGTAGATAAGTCTTTCTAGGATTGAATTAAGCTTATTTAagataagaaaatttttaaGACAAATATAGACTAAAAGTAGATGGATATGCTTTTCACATTTTGAGCAAATGCTCAATCATGAAAAGCTACTATATCAATTTTTCATGGTTGTTTTCAAGAAACTTGTGATttgattctcctctatttttttttcttcaaatttaaatatgtggGATATAAATAAGAGTTCTAACTCGTGTAACATCAACTTTGAATAACaattaacttcaaatttaattatgttgaacagaaattaaaaataacttgttCTTATGTTCCTTATAGTCTTTCTTTCTAGACTCTCTCCTGAACATTTTCCTTGAGATTTGACCAAACATCTCTCGAGAAAAACCTTGTAATCCATTATACAAAAATCTAAACATTCCAATCTAAGTCACTTGAATCTAATAATTTGTTTGATAGTTCAACGAGTTCGATATGGAGGTTTTGTCAGTTCACGTAAGTGAGAAAGACAATTGGGCTGAAAAGTAAggattttttaacaaaattgagcatatgagattttgtgaacattGATGTAAAGCTTGCATAATTTGGTTTAATGTAGGAAACAAAGGAAACCTTTTACTACGTTCATGTTGATATGTAGAGACCATCTTCCACTCCACCATGCTCTAAAACAAGATACTTCATTATCAATTGCAAATGATTACTCGAGGaagttatttttctattattaaaatcaaagaTGAAGCCTTTGAGAATTTCAAGAGCTGAAAGCGTAGAATGGAGAACAAAACCTGTAAGACAATCAAGATGTTAAAAATTGATAATGGTGTTGAATTCTACTCAAAATCATTTAAGTCCTTCTAAAAGGACAATGACATAGCAAGTTTGGAACTACTCAACAAAATGACCTAGTTGAGATATTCAATGGACCATTCTAAAATGGGTGAGATGCATGTTGTTATGTTTTGGGTTAATAGATGTCCCTCAACACACTTGATATAAAGAATCCTGAGAAAATCTACTTAGAACATTCTTCCAACCTTGAAAATTTATGAACTTGATATAAAGAATCCTGAGAAAATCTACTTAGAACATTCAAGATGTATATCATTTGCTAGGACACCATCTTCAATGAAATTGAGATGCTTCACAAGCCAAGAGTTTCAAATCATTCTCACGATGGTGGAAGGTGAACATTGGGGTGGAGTCTATAAGAGAATGGTAGTTTGATTTCCTACAAATTAAAGAGTTAGATGATCTAGTAAATACATACAATAAGCTTCTGATAAAGAGATATATGCACGTGATTTAGCAATATTACTAGAGATTGAACGAGTTATTCcacaataataatatagataTCTCATTTTACCAATTTACATGTATAGATGATAGACATATGGACATGATAATTTAACTTACtgaaatgaaattttcaaatgGTTAATCTCACCCAATTAAGTTAATGGAAAAttcttacaataattttttttttgctatattTTAATTTCGAACACCTAAACACATGTTGAATGGATATTAAATATAGTTAGATGTTTTTGAGATTAATGAttattgaagaatttttcacattttaaaaactcaagtatattttcatatatactattcattattattttattttctgtgttatataaacacaattatatatattaaatagaataatgatatttagacaacatttttttgtaaacattgattacgtgtcaatatgtgattagtcaaaaattactccacaatcaataataataatcataaacattattgtgaagtaatttttgaccaaccacagattgacacgtaatcaatgttcaaatgttgtcaaaaaatgttgtctaaatatcattattctattaaataattatgaactTGAGAGTTCAAAAGTCATGGAAATACCTCTTTCCTCATTTATGGCAAACTACATATTATAATATCGGTCAATGCATTTAGCTGTTCCGAAAGTCAGTCatcaacaatatttaaataacaaagtaaatatattataagaataagatatcgcacacttttacatttgacacagaatataaggataaaatggttataaaagtgtaaaattttgtatttattttaagaaaaatggaataaaaaataaaaagagtaatgtcaaataaatgtaaaaaaattaaatgtataaaaaaatcattttttatattataatgattAAGGAGAATAATATAGTACGTTGTAATTTGTACACATACTCTCGTAttatacataaaagaaaagttatgaTCGGACATACACAAATTAAgctaattaaaatttcaaaaccaaCCTTTtctatttgtaaatattaaagCATGCGAAAACATTATTAACGTATATCTCTCCCAACAAAAGGGCACAAAAAGTGATTAAATTTGCTGGCAAAacatatcatttatatatatgtggATTGATCTTGGTATGGTGCAAGATTTGCACAATGCGTTATGGGTTCGTTCCTATCTAACTTTTGTCTAAGAGAACAAAGTTAGGTGACTGAATGGTTGGTCAATTTTTGGTACAAATCTAAAATTGAAGTTACTTAACTGGTTAAAAGGTTTTATGGAAACCATAAACGGAAGCTTTTGGTTTCAAAAATCATTACTCTGGCATGGTAATATACAGTGACTAATTaaagatgaagaagacaaatttACCCCacaacattaattatttcttgaATACCCAATTAACAAGTGGCAATGCATCATTGCAAATAGGTTGATACaacatatcaaatttaaaaacaaatctaTCTTAAGATGTTGGAAGTCGTCTCGACTTCAAATAAAgtcaattcatagtatataagtagatgtaaatctcattttataaatcaGTTTTGTAAGAATGAGTCAGGTTTAAAAGTCTCCTTCTAACATAGTATCATAATTAGGCGACGTATCTTAAATTCCTAATATATTATAGTGATATGAGTAAATTATTggataaaaaagataagaaattgGGCTATAAGTTGGAAGTTTAGGGTAAATGGTGAAAGATTAAAACTAGAAAGTTTGATCTTTCCAAAAGATGCAAGGGATGGATCCTGTATGGGTGGGTTGATGAAGATGCATGCAAACAAAGGAATCATTGTGAGTTTTTGTCGTACAGGTTTGGCAAAGCTTACCTATCATACACACGTTTTTAGGTCAAGCGCTATAGACAAATGTTATTGGTATCGTATCAATGCACCCCACAAAATTGCCTTTTACAATCAAGTTAGGGGCCATGGTACGTGTGAGGCTTAAATCTGGCTTAGCTGGTCATTCCAAATGAAACCCATCTTTATCGTTTTGCTAAGTAAACCCATCACTATTTAGGTGAAAAGCAAAAAGTTTTCCAAATTAAACCCATCACTATTCAGGGTTTTCATCATATATGTGGGAATCCTTTTgcattcatttcattttcaatctcaaaggataattaattaaacacgtAATCAACTCAATTACCTCAATGTatagagagaaaacaaaatggtTAATTAGCCTCGTCAAGGTTTATCAAATCAAGCAACTACAGCTAGATGCATATGCCAAATTTCATCATAAATGCAtacccttttgttttttcttttattttcgtGTTTCTAATGCTAACCAAttacagaaaatgaaaataaaatgtttttcctagtccaatatatataaaaataaaataaaatcaactatGCTCAGTGTGATCCGGTTTAAATAGAGTTactaaaataagagaaaacatTCCAAGTACTCTATTCACTCAATCTGCAAAGAGTCAAACTACCTGTTAATGTTCTTTAATGATGAATTGACACGACAATCTAAAAATAACATACATGACAGAACCATAAACTTTAGCAAAAAAATCATGGTCGAGACCTAATTTTGATTAACTCTAATAGCCTAACTAGATTAAAGACTCATCCTTAAGCATTAATTCATTAAGCGGCAAATTTTGAAACCTATTTGACCAGTAAAAGGCAAGATGTGTTACATGCCATCGTTGAAAGTGTAGTAAAGTTCACGAGTCAACATAATCGTCTGCTATACCagttattgttattaatatattagagttttttaatttcttactcTTAAAAGTGTGAACAGAAAGAATAAATACTACTTTATGActgatttattataaataataaggTTTTTGATTGAgggtgtaaaaaaaaaaatatattgacagTGCATGAGAGTTAAAGTGACAGAAAATTGTTATACTGGAATTAATGAAGGTTTTGGGaagaattaattattacatgATTGAATAGTAGATAGAGTAAAGAAAGAGAGGTGATTATGACTTATGAGTAGGTCCCACTGAGttgttaatattaattgaaagaGTACATCAAGTTCATCTTTTATAAATACACAGCTAGGGTTAGGGCTCTGCATATCCATTTGGAAGTGAGTTGTAGAACCCTCTATCTCTCTCTAGCTCTTGTTCCTTTCTGTTTGAGTTTGTGATTTGAATTGACGAAAGGTCTGAGAAAATTTCATTTGAAGCAGGTGAAAGGgaagagaagaaggatgagGAAGCGGCAAGTGGTTGTGAGAAGAGAGGAGCCTCAGAGAAGTGTTAGGAGTGTGAAGTATGGTGAGTGCCAGAAGAATCATGCAGCAAATGTTGGAGGGTATGCTGTTGATGGTTGCAGAGAATTCATGGCAAGTGGTGGAGAAGGGACAACTGCTGCTCTCACTTGTGCTGCATGTGGCTGCCACAGGAACTTCCACAAGAGACAGGTGGAAACTGAAGTAGTGTGTGAGTGCTCCTCACCTCCCTCCATTGGCACATGAGAGCTTTTTATACATACACCTCAACAATTATGCAACTATTCCTCTCTTGTAATATATTTTGTGGACTTAATTTGCTTTTACTTCTTAAGTATTGGGGTTTTACCACACTTCTGAACtgatatgaatatatatatgtatatgtatatgtatacatatatatatatatatacatatatatatatgttctaGAGTAGAAACCATGTGATTTTGAGGTTGATGTGTCTAAAGAGAAAAGACAAAGGGTAATGACAACTCACAGGGTTGTTTTTGTGATGTATGTCTGAAagtttcatcatcttcacttcTTACATGTTTGGTTTAACTAGTTctgaaaaaatatatgatttattgttttatgtCTCAGAAAAAAAGTACTTAATCATATATTTCTCAGAAACAGTGCTGCCAAATATGTAAATTACTCTCTTAAACTCTCTTAAGCATGTTTGTGTAAGGATTTGCTTAGTGGGTGAATCAGTTGTCAGTTTGAAATGGGATGAGAGAAATTGGTTTTGGTTTCTTTGATTTCTTTGTCTTTTCGTGGGATGCTGATTTTGATTCCATTCCAGATGCAAATTTCACACTATACCAAACCCCACTTTGCTTTGCCCTTTCTTAGTTTTTCCgctttttcaattttggaaTTGTTTTCACTGAATCAAATTTCCTCTCATGATCAAGACAGTGTTCAGGATTTCGATTTCACTTTTACTAAAAATCATGCATGCCAGATTCCCTAGTGTGTTGTTTTCTGTTGTACTAATGTTTAACAAAGTAGCAATTATATACAAGTTGTGTAAAAAATGGTTTATTATTTCACTCTCCCTTAATTGATATAAAGCCTTTGTAATCTCTGCAACAATGATCACACACAAATCTCCAAACCACTAGCCAGTGTCGTTTGAAATCACTTTCAATAGTTTCACGGTCCACATGTCTAATCATGTTGGTTGTTGAAGAAAAGAGCTTTCATTAACTACTTATCAAAAATTCATTAAGCTTGATCAAACacaagacaagaaaaaaaaaatgtattcagTATTCAGTATTCAGTATTCAAACTcatcttctttttatttataaatataattaagatatttgTTTTAGTATGAAATGattaatgtaaaagaaagaaaaggtgaaAACCCTAAAATGCAAGTGTAGTAGAAGTGAATGGTTATAGGTTTTGCATATGGTGATGTAAAACTGGAAATGAATGTTGCAAAGAGTAATAAATAAGTGGGTGctaacaaaatttaacatgTAGAATGTGCAAAGGGGAAGAATTTGGAAGACACTTATTGTGCCCTATAGCTAGCTTTCATAAAAGGAGATAGCAAAGTACCACTTTTGTGTGCATAGATGTTTTTCCATGTGAGGTGGTGCAAGCAAAAGTGGACAAGTTAGGCATTGAGCATGGAAGGAAACAAAGTTTCAGGTATACGTTAATACTGAATCAGGTAGATGTCTATtctcgattttttttttccatccccaaccattttttttattaatatatatatgcTTCCATATTTACCATTTTTCTCACTCCAAACCTATCAACTTTCCTCTAACATATGTacaattaatgtttaatttctttaacaCAACGTACAAAATCAATGCCATACATAATATTCTTCATTTGCTTCCTCTATGCATATTTTCTTACCACCAACATTCTAAATTTCAAACAACACAATCATTAGTAATATACGtttgattaataaataaacaaaaatggcTGTCAAGTTCTCTTTATACTTTGTGGTGTACAATTTTTGGCATGAATCACTTTCTACTATACTTATTACTTTCTAACTCTTTGTAACTTGTTTGGATATAGAGGTCATTTTCTTATGAACTTTTGTAAGAGTGtttaataataagtttttgGGTTAAGTATTTTGTTGATCTAATTTTAgctattatttcttttttctaaaatttgaattttttattttatataaattgagtGCCTTTTAGTGttatagaaggaaaaaaatttcatttctctaaattttgatctctaatatttcatttcaaaataaataaataatgttatgtttaaagattttgaaaaaactatAGAAGTGTTATATTGATGTTATATCACGTAGCCTAATAAATGTCACCTACTAACTGTTTAGCACATGCACTTGAAGAATATCATGTAATATCATATATCgagatgaaaatttcaattttggaagtatgaaaaacaaataatgtttttgtagAACCAATATGAATATTGCTCattctaaataaattaaaattcatatttaaatttatttttttaataaaagcaatTAATAACATTACATAAATCGATTAAGTAAAATAACTtgtataaattagaataaaCTTATATATGTTGTACACATTCTAAAATCTCCTTTTaagcaacaattttttttagtcgATTATATAATTTAGCATTATTACCTTAGAAAAGTTTAATGGtagttttcaaattataaagtaGAGTCATTAAAGTGAACTATGACATTTAGTCAATTCAATTcatcacattttttaatttgattgcGGTGAAAAACCAAGTAAACTTTACAAAAGGTCAATTTTTACGATCCCACCCACTTATGACTCATTTCGTTGgcttaattctttaaaaaaaaaaaacttaagtaGGTTAATCATTTAATCTATAAACTCTTACATTagattttgtgattttattttcaatgagTAAAGGTAAGATATtcaaatgaactaaattaaacaattaaattagttggttttaacattttatatatacgAAGCTTATATAAGAAAGAAGCCAAccattgaaaaaacaaaagcaaatataaataatgCGCAATTCAAAATTCAGTTGGGTAAccatttaaggaaaaaaaacatttaaaaaatactttatttttatttataagaactAATCAAAGTAGTAACCTAGGATGAAAACTAACCTAAGATTTTGCTTAAGAAACTAAACTTTTACTATTCCATTGGTCATTTTAATTGtgaaaattttgttatgtttaaaaacataaatatccTGAATTTTGGTACGTGTGTAATGCCATTGTTTAAAACTAGGCACTTTTGTCTGCGACAATATTCGTTATTCACTCACGTTTTGTCCCTTTGTCccccaaattttttttatatatctttaattttccTTAACAAAGTATTttcaacaataaattataaaactaatctTTTGAAGTGTAGAAATAatccaaatcaatttttttctttaaaaaaattatttatgtatatatctTCCGGATTACTTATTATGATCCTTTATAATAATTCTCTCATcaatattttttccttcatatttCGTTtcctaatataattttattctccaaACATTATTTAACTTATTCACTATGCAACGTAATCTAATTTTCCATAAACAATTTTCCCTCTAAAGAAATTGTAAGTAAAAAAGGTGGTTAAACATAGCTCCAATCTTTTGATATATGCATTCTTAAACCAACATCACTAACAATGTTGCGTGACAACGAATAGAGAATTACTAAAAGGTCTATTCCTAAAAacttttagaagaaaaagaaaattattcaattttcttatttttctctcttacaaTCTTTTATGGAAATTTGTCTAACCATTTTATGTTTTAGTCTTTGATTAATGCATCGAGGTATCCGTTAATAGtacacaattatttaaaattaatttgaataaacatttatatttaatagttattaGAAAGTTAAATTACTTTATACAAGTCAATGTAcattatatgttaaataaaaaagtaaataaaatatgttttatatatgatttaatttttaattggaaataagttttaataatttggttttgatttttCGTAAAACTTAAACTTGCCAACCCTTACTTTACAGGGTGACAGGGCCCAAAGTCTGTTTGCATGCCAGGCACCAAAGTTAGGATATTGGACCACATTCCTCCAGTGAATGACCCATCCAAGTATCCCTATGTTTAAGGGCATGTTTAGATATAAcctagaaaatattttcaagttttttattaaaatataaaatacagtaaaaaatatatttcttatctTAATTCAgttttatatgtaaatatacCCTAAATCATCATGTTTACGATGTAATTCAGACTCCATCCTGAGTTTTCTATCTCATTTTATTCCCATCTAGCATGTGTAGTACATTTATCCATGATTATATCGCCACATGCAatgttgaaaaaatatataaatttttaaacgaTTTTTCGtataacatttttatcattttaggtgctttttccattttatcatttattattattctcaatcaaaGAAAAGTTGAAAGTGTGCACAAGGAACATTGTGCCAATATTGATGAAAAGATTGAGCTCTAAGTGGTTGAGAGGGTGATGTTAATGCacattttttgtttcataataatGCTATTAAGAGAAGGttaagatttgaaaataaatttatgaaagaagGTGAATTCAGCAAATAAAAGAGCGtgcaaaaatgtcatttcaggAATCagtttgaaggaaaaaggagaatcagcaaatgattcaattttcgtaaaatataaacataaatctTGATACATGTtctttaaatagattttattttaaatgttagtgTATTTTAGTGAAgacaaaaagtaaataaagtaaataacggaaaagaaaaaaattagcatACCATTCTAattaatatcattataattGAGTAtcataaacttcaaaatataaaattgttaaaggGAAATGTCAATTTATTACATTGCGAATCTCATATTATACGTCGGTTTTATAAGATAGAGTTAAAAATATATGCTAGtgaaatttattgtttgttaaatttattgttttgtcTGCTATCAAATTAC
Coding sequences:
- the LOC106767598 gene encoding mini zinc finger protein 2, coding for MRKRQVVVRREEPQRSVRSVKYGECQKNHAANVGGYAVDGCREFMASGGEGTTAALTCAACGCHRNFHKRQVETEVVCECSSPPSIGT